Proteins from a genomic interval of Streptomyces sp. NBC_01445:
- a CDS encoding TerD family protein yields MGVSLSKGGNVSLTKEAPGLTAVIIGLGWDVRTTTGTDFDLDASAILTNTEGKVSSDANFVFFNNLKSPDGSVEHTGDNTTGEGEGDDEQLKVNLAGVPADVDKIVFPVSIYDAENRQQSFGQVRNAFIRVVNQAGGAEIARYDLSEDASTETAMVFGELYRNGAEWKFRAIGQGYASGLRGIAQDFGVNV; encoded by the coding sequence GTGGGAGTCAGCCTCAGCAAGGGCGGCAACGTATCGCTGACCAAGGAGGCTCCTGGCCTGACCGCGGTCATCATCGGCCTCGGGTGGGACGTTCGTACCACCACGGGCACGGACTTCGACCTTGACGCCAGCGCCATCCTGACGAACACGGAGGGCAAGGTCAGCAGCGACGCCAACTTCGTGTTCTTCAACAACCTGAAGAGCCCGGACGGCTCGGTCGAGCACACCGGCGACAACACCACGGGTGAAGGCGAGGGTGACGACGAGCAGCTCAAGGTCAACCTCGCCGGCGTCCCGGCCGATGTGGACAAGATCGTGTTCCCGGTCTCGATCTACGACGCCGAGAACCGCCAGCAGTCGTTCGGCCAGGTGCGCAACGCGTTCATCCGCGTCGTGAACCAGGCGGGCGGGGCGGAGATCGCCCGTTACGACCTCTCCGAGGACGCCTCGACGGAGACCGCCATGGTCTTCGGCGAGCTGTACAGGAACGGCGCGGAGTGGAAGTTCCGCGCCATCGGCCAGGGTTACGCCTCGGGTCTGCGCGGCATCGCGCAGGACTTCGGCGTCAACGTCTGA
- a CDS encoding TerD family protein, with protein sequence MGVTLAKGGNVSLSKAAPNLTQVLIGLGWDARSTTGADFDLDASALLCKDGRVLGDEWFIFYNQLTSPDGSVEHTGDNLTGEGEGDDESILIDLSKVPAFCDKIVFPVSIHDADNRGQTFGQVSNAFIRVVNQADGQELARYDLSEDASTETAMIFGEVYRYGGEWKFRAVGQGYASGLRGIALDFGVNVS encoded by the coding sequence ATGGGTGTCACGCTCGCCAAGGGGGGCAATGTCTCCCTCTCCAAGGCCGCACCGAACCTCACACAGGTACTGATCGGACTCGGCTGGGACGCGCGTTCCACCACCGGAGCCGACTTCGACCTCGACGCCAGCGCGCTGCTGTGCAAGGACGGCCGGGTGCTCGGCGACGAGTGGTTCATCTTCTACAACCAGCTGACCAGCCCGGACGGCTCTGTCGAGCACACCGGCGACAACCTCACCGGTGAGGGCGAGGGTGACGACGAGTCGATCCTGATCGACCTGTCCAAGGTGCCGGCATTCTGCGACAAGATCGTCTTCCCGGTCTCGATCCATGACGCGGACAACCGAGGGCAGACGTTCGGCCAGGTCAGCAACGCGTTCATCCGCGTGGTCAATCAGGCGGACGGCCAGGAACTCGCCCGCTACGACCTGAGCGAGGACGCGTCCACGGAGACCGCGATGATCTTCGGCGAGGTGTACCGGTACGGCGGCGAATGGAAGTTCCGCGCCGTAGGACAGGGGTACGCGTCGGGCCTTCGCGGCATCGCTCTAGACTTCGGGGTCAATGTTTCGTAA
- a CDS encoding DUF475 domain-containing protein, translating into MVLKTFGWSFAITALGLVAAVFYDGWTAFGVVAILAVLEISLSFDNAVINAGILKKMNAFWQKIFLTVGVLIAVFGMRLVFPVVIVAVSAKLGPIEAVKLALNDKDKYQQLVTDAHPSIAAFGGMFLLMIFLDFIFEERDVQWLRWIERPLAKLGKVDMLSVCIAMIVLLISSFTVATHAHQHGGAHVDKAETVLIAGIAGLITYLIVGGLSGYFENRLEEEEEREHEVEEEARKSGKAAPAIVMAGKAAFFMFLYLEVLDASFSFDGVIGAFAITNDIVLMALGLGIGAMYVRSLTVYLVRQGTLDDYVYLEHGAHYAIGALAVILLVTIQYEINEVITGLIGVVLIAWSFWSSVRRNSRIAAAEGKAAASGEKAEVSSGH; encoded by the coding sequence GTGGTTTTGAAAACCTTCGGCTGGTCGTTCGCAATTACTGCGCTCGGCCTGGTCGCGGCTGTGTTCTACGACGGATGGACAGCATTCGGGGTCGTCGCGATCCTTGCCGTCCTCGAGATCTCGCTGTCCTTCGACAACGCGGTGATCAATGCCGGAATCCTGAAGAAGATGAATGCCTTCTGGCAGAAGATCTTCCTGACGGTCGGTGTGCTGATCGCCGTCTTCGGTATGCGACTGGTCTTCCCCGTCGTGATCGTCGCGGTCAGCGCCAAGCTCGGCCCCATCGAGGCGGTCAAGCTCGCGCTCAACGACAAGGACAAGTACCAGCAGCTGGTGACCGACGCGCACCCGTCGATCGCCGCGTTCGGTGGCATGTTCCTGTTGATGATCTTCCTCGACTTCATCTTCGAGGAGCGGGACGTCCAGTGGCTGCGCTGGATCGAGCGTCCGCTCGCCAAGCTCGGCAAGGTCGACATGCTGTCGGTCTGCATCGCGATGATCGTGCTCCTGATCTCCTCGTTCACCGTGGCCACGCATGCCCACCAGCACGGTGGCGCCCATGTGGACAAGGCCGAGACAGTGCTCATCGCCGGCATCGCCGGTCTGATCACCTATCTCATCGTGGGCGGTCTCTCCGGGTACTTCGAGAACCGCCTGGAGGAGGAAGAGGAGCGCGAGCACGAGGTCGAGGAAGAGGCCAGGAAGAGCGGCAAGGCCGCGCCGGCCATAGTCATGGCGGGCAAGGCCGCGTTCTTCATGTTCCTCTACCTCGAGGTCCTGGACGCGTCGTTCTCCTTCGACGGTGTCATCGGCGCCTTCGCCATCACCAACGACATCGTGTTGATGGCGCTCGGCCTCGGCATCGGTGCCATGTACGTCCGTTCGCTCACGGTCTACCTGGTCCGCCAGGGCACCCTGGACGACTACGTGTACCTGGAGCACGGCGCGCACTACGCGATCGGCGCCCTCGCCGTGATCCTCCTGGTCACGATCCAGTACGAGATCAACGAGGTCATCACGGGCCTGATCGGCGTCGTCCTGATCGCCTGGTCGTTCTGGTCGTCGGTGCGCCGCAACTCGAGAATCGCGGCCGCCGAGGGGAAAGCGGCGGCCTCGGGCGAGAAGGCTGAGGTTTCGTCCGGGCACTGA
- a CDS encoding TerD family protein, translated as MSFWDGLWRGRAADFESGSAASNSIELTKRHPVVSLTKQGAATGNLRINLSWRMRTSDIGGPERESLLRHPFKLFKPDVVQAHTQSMVNVDLDLGCLYELTDGEKGVVQPLGSFFGALNAPPYVKLSGDDRFGSASGETIYVNLDHRESIKRLLVFVYIYDQTPAFDRTHAHVTLYPSNGPRVEISLDERAPQARSCAVVTIENVKGELIVRREVKFVYGFQAELDRLYGWGLQWGRGYKSKVGER; from the coding sequence ATGTCCTTCTGGGACGGACTGTGGCGGGGGCGTGCGGCGGATTTCGAGTCGGGGAGCGCCGCGTCGAACTCCATCGAACTCACCAAGCGGCACCCGGTCGTCTCGCTCACCAAACAGGGGGCGGCCACCGGAAATCTGCGTATCAACCTGTCCTGGCGGATGCGGACGTCGGACATCGGCGGCCCGGAGCGCGAGAGCCTGCTGCGGCACCCCTTCAAGCTGTTCAAGCCCGATGTGGTGCAGGCCCATACGCAGAGCATGGTCAATGTGGACCTCGACCTCGGCTGTCTGTATGAGCTGACCGACGGGGAGAAGGGCGTGGTCCAGCCGCTCGGCAGCTTCTTCGGCGCGCTCAACGCGCCGCCGTACGTGAAGCTCAGCGGGGACGACCGCTTCGGCTCGGCGTCGGGTGAGACGATCTACGTCAATCTCGACCATCGCGAGTCCATCAAGCGACTGCTTGTCTTCGTCTACATCTACGACCAGACACCGGCGTTCGACCGTACGCACGCTCACGTCACGCTCTACCCGAGCAACGGCCCGCGCGTCGAGATCAGCCTCGATGAGCGCGCCCCGCAGGCCCGCTCCTGCGCCGTCGTCACGATCGAGAACGTCAAGGGTGAGCTGATCGTGCGACGCGAGGTGAAGTTCGTGTACGGGTTCCAGGCCGAGCTGGACCGGCTGTACGGGTGGGGCCTTCAGTGGGGCCGGGGGTACAAGTCCAAGGTCGGGGAGCGCTAG
- a CDS encoding TerD family protein has translation MTHAMLKGSNVPLEATAVRAVLRWATGQGVPDVDASALLLGPDGRVRSDEDFVFYNQPRHPSGKVWRLGKKRVADGLTDTIQSDLAGLGPEVGRVLLVASADDVPFDRVPALRILIYDAAAAEGEPLARFDVKPETGAETALICGELYRRGEGWKFRALGEGYSNGLVGLATDFGISVDESEPAPDLQTSSPPGPMPAAEPSFPPPAPDTSFMGSGSDWGSGSGSGSGSGYGYPQAPTQQPIAASLPQPAPQPVSQPSYGYPPAAPTQPAPLVMPVPTTQPAYGYPQPVQPLPDPNFTLPPQGPQFISR, from the coding sequence ATGACGCACGCGATGCTGAAGGGGTCGAACGTCCCGCTCGAGGCCACGGCGGTCCGCGCCGTGCTGCGCTGGGCCACCGGCCAGGGCGTGCCCGACGTCGACGCCTCGGCGCTGCTCCTCGGCCCCGACGGTCGCGTACGGTCCGACGAGGACTTCGTCTTCTACAACCAGCCCCGGCACCCCTCGGGCAAGGTCTGGCGGCTCGGCAAGAAGCGCGTCGCCGACGGACTCACCGACACGATCCAGTCGGACCTGGCGGGCCTCGGCCCCGAGGTCGGCCGCGTCCTCCTCGTCGCCTCGGCGGACGACGTCCCCTTCGACCGTGTACCCGCCCTGCGGATCCTGATCTACGACGCCGCGGCCGCGGAGGGCGAGCCCCTCGCCCGCTTCGACGTGAAGCCGGAGACGGGCGCCGAGACGGCGCTGATCTGCGGCGAGCTGTACCGGCGCGGCGAGGGCTGGAAGTTCCGGGCCCTGGGCGAGGGCTACTCGAACGGTCTGGTCGGCCTGGCGACCGATTTCGGCATCTCGGTGGACGAGTCGGAGCCGGCGCCGGATCTTCAGACATCGTCGCCTCCGGGCCCGATGCCGGCCGCCGAGCCGTCGTTCCCGCCTCCGGCCCCCGACACCTCGTTCATGGGGTCGGGGTCGGATTGGGGATCGGGTTCGGGTTCGGGTTCGGGTTCGGGCTACGGGTATCCGCAGGCACCCACGCAGCAGCCCATCGCCGCGTCGCTCCCTCAGCCGGCGCCCCAGCCCGTCTCCCAGCCCTCGTACGGGTACCCGCCCGCGGCGCCCACGCAGCCCGCGCCGCTGGTCATGCCGGTGCCGACGACGCAGCCCGCGTACGGCTATCCGCAGCCGGTGCAGCCGCTGCCCGACCCGAACTTCACCCTGCCGCCGCAGGGCCCGCAATTCATCTCACGCTGA
- a CDS encoding HpcH/HpaI aldolase/citrate lyase family protein: MRHFGHIAPEVRQRLFHREPGDFTADSPPRMLAAALGATLYSPATRPRLADDVLKQAGRGVVSMVLCLEDSIDDAEVADAEENLVRQFTDLAARPDTQPPLLFVRVRAAGQITDLVRRLGPAVRLLSGFVLPKFTEERGVPFLEALSAAEAATGRRLFAMPVLESPELLHLETRGDTLAGIARTVDKYRDRVLALRLGVTDFCSAYGLRRPPDMTAYDVQIVASVIGDVVNLLGRADGTGFTVTGPVWEYFRHQERMFKPQLRRSPFLEGRAVELRQALIEHDMDGLLREIELDRANGLLGKTCIHPSHVMPVHALSVVSHEEYGDAQDILRPERGGGGVLRSAYTNKMNEVKPHRAWAERTLQRAEAFGVAREDVGFVELLNAGLPA, from the coding sequence ATGCGTCATTTCGGGCATATCGCCCCTGAGGTGCGGCAGCGCCTGTTCCACCGGGAGCCCGGTGACTTCACCGCGGACTCGCCGCCGCGCATGCTCGCGGCGGCCCTCGGGGCCACGCTCTACAGCCCGGCCACGCGGCCGCGCCTCGCCGACGACGTCCTCAAGCAGGCGGGCCGGGGTGTCGTCTCGATGGTGCTGTGCCTGGAGGACTCGATCGACGACGCCGAGGTTGCGGACGCCGAGGAGAACCTGGTCCGGCAGTTCACCGACCTCGCGGCCCGGCCGGACACGCAGCCTCCGCTGCTGTTCGTCCGCGTCCGCGCCGCCGGACAGATCACCGACCTCGTCCGCCGTCTCGGCCCCGCCGTGCGACTGCTGTCCGGATTCGTACTGCCGAAATTCACCGAGGAGCGGGGCGTGCCGTTCCTGGAGGCGCTCTCCGCCGCCGAGGCGGCCACCGGGCGGCGCCTCTTCGCGATGCCCGTCCTGGAGTCGCCCGAGCTCCTGCACCTGGAGACGCGGGGCGACACCCTGGCCGGGATCGCCCGCACCGTCGACAAGTACCGCGACCGCGTCCTGGCCCTGCGCCTCGGCGTGACCGACTTCTGCTCCGCGTACGGGCTGCGCAGGCCGCCGGACATGACCGCGTACGACGTCCAGATCGTGGCCTCCGTGATCGGGGACGTGGTCAATCTGCTCGGCCGGGCCGACGGCACCGGCTTCACCGTGACCGGGCCCGTCTGGGAGTACTTCCGTCACCAGGAGCGGATGTTCAAGCCGCAGCTGCGCCGCAGCCCTTTCCTGGAGGGCCGGGCCGTCGAGCTGCGCCAGGCCCTCATCGAGCACGACATGGACGGCCTGCTGCGCGAGATCGAGCTGGACCGGGCCAACGGCCTGCTCGGCAAGACCTGCATCCACCCCTCGCACGTGATGCCCGTGCACGCGCTGTCCGTGGTCAGTCACGAGGAGTACGGCGACGCCCAGGACATCCTGCGGCCCGAGCGCGGCGGCGGTGGCGTCCTCAGATCCGCGTACACGAACAAGATGAATGAAGTGAAGCCGCACCGCGCCTGGGCCGAGCGGACCCTCCAGCGGGCGGAGGCCTTCGGCGTCGCCCGTGAGGACGTCGGCTTCGTGGAGCTGCTCAACGCCGGCCTGCCCGCGTGA
- a CDS encoding phosphoribosyltransferase, with the protein MKRGEVVWSGTWVAQRLGVELVGDEEISGLLGLALRRNPKRAHLLVSNVLGKHVPQSPAVVWRAGYDLGLRVRELLGDDAARQAVVLGYAETATGLGHSVADGLALAPYLHSTRRPVDGVARAGGFEESHSHATSHLLLPEDPRLLAGDGALVLVDDEFSTGNTVLNTIRALHERYPRGHYVIVALVDMRSPDDRGRLADFAREIGARVDLVASASGTVKLPDGVLAKGQALVAHHESLAETPTERTGPGSEPPTEPGSEPGSVTRLDLGWPASVPDGGRHGFTPEHRAALDAALPAMAARLSAPLGDARRVLVLGFEELMYAPLALAREVEKGTQAQVRYSTTTRSPVLAVDDPGYAIRTRLVFPAHDDPADGPGERYAYNVAGGDFDAIVAVVDSTADTPQLHAPDGLLARLAEHTPRVLLAVVPSYVPQGTAPERPLVSPTLPEPLRGPAFSSYAPDEVGWLLQDLSDVELEAPTEEREEAIQGGGAHYAESLPVEYQPSAEYQALFQSALEVSAARIAQAVGVVTETVLAERSPRPVLVSLARAGTPVGVLMRRWAQARRGLDLPHYAVSIVRGRGIDANALRWLAAHHDPADVVFVDGWTGKGAITRELAEALKTHQRDEGGPGFDPEIAVLADPGSCVRTYGTREDFLIPSACLNSTVSGLISRTVLRADLVGPNDFHGGKFYRELAEADVSTHFLDTVEACFDEVADAVDAQVKEMLSADRAPTWEGWAAVERISEEYEIHDVNLVKPGVGETTRVLLRRVPWKILARTGAGADLDHVRLLAEQRGVPVEEVAELPYTCVGLIHPKYTRGATGADGKAVAAK; encoded by the coding sequence ATGAAAAGGGGCGAAGTGGTCTGGTCGGGGACATGGGTCGCACAGCGGCTCGGGGTCGAGCTCGTCGGTGACGAGGAGATATCCGGGCTGCTGGGCCTTGCCCTGCGCCGCAATCCCAAGCGGGCCCATCTGCTCGTGTCGAACGTCCTCGGCAAGCACGTGCCCCAGTCGCCGGCCGTGGTCTGGCGCGCCGGCTACGACCTCGGTCTGCGGGTGCGCGAGCTGCTCGGTGACGACGCGGCGCGGCAGGCGGTCGTGCTCGGATACGCCGAGACGGCGACGGGTCTGGGGCACTCCGTCGCCGACGGCCTGGCCCTCGCGCCCTATCTGCACTCGACGCGGCGCCCCGTCGACGGAGTGGCGCGCGCGGGCGGCTTCGAGGAGTCCCACTCGCACGCGACCTCGCATCTGCTGCTGCCGGAGGACCCCCGGCTCCTCGCGGGCGACGGGGCGCTGGTCCTCGTCGACGACGAGTTCTCCACGGGCAATACGGTCCTCAACACGATCCGCGCCCTGCACGAGCGCTACCCGCGCGGGCACTACGTCATCGTCGCCCTCGTCGACATGCGTTCGCCCGACGACCGGGGCCGCCTGGCCGACTTCGCCCGTGAGATCGGCGCCCGTGTCGACCTGGTCGCGTCGGCGTCCGGCACCGTCAAGCTCCCCGACGGCGTCCTCGCCAAGGGGCAGGCGCTCGTCGCCCACCACGAGTCCCTCGCCGAGACCCCGACGGAGCGCACGGGGCCGGGCAGCGAGCCGCCCACAGAGCCGGGCAGTGAGCCGGGCAGCGTGACCCGCCTGGACCTCGGCTGGCCCGCGTCCGTGCCCGACGGAGGCCGGCACGGCTTCACGCCGGAGCACCGCGCGGCGCTCGACGCGGCGCTCCCCGCGATGGCCGCCCGCCTGAGCGCGCCCCTGGGGGACGCCCGCCGCGTACTCGTCCTCGGTTTCGAGGAGCTGATGTACGCGCCGCTCGCCCTGGCCCGCGAGGTCGAGAAGGGCACGCAGGCGCAGGTGCGCTACTCCACCACGACCCGTTCGCCGGTCCTCGCCGTCGACGACCCCGGCTACGCGATCCGTACGCGACTCGTCTTCCCCGCCCACGACGACCCGGCCGACGGTCCGGGCGAGCGCTACGCGTACAACGTCGCGGGCGGCGACTTCGACGCGATCGTCGCCGTCGTCGACTCCACCGCGGACACGCCCCAACTGCACGCCCCAGATGGCCTGTTGGCGCGCCTCGCCGAGCACACCCCGCGCGTGCTGCTCGCCGTCGTGCCTTCCTACGTCCCCCAGGGGACTGCCCCCGAAAGGCCCCTCGTGTCCCCCACGCTCCCCGAGCCCCTCCGCGGCCCCGCCTTCTCCTCGTACGCGCCCGACGAGGTCGGCTGGCTGCTCCAGGACCTCTCGGACGTCGAGCTGGAGGCGCCGACCGAGGAGCGCGAGGAGGCGATACAGGGCGGTGGCGCGCACTACGCCGAGTCGCTGCCCGTCGAGTACCAGCCGAGCGCCGAGTACCAGGCGCTTTTCCAGTCCGCCCTCGAGGTCTCGGCCGCGCGGATCGCGCAGGCGGTCGGCGTCGTGACCGAGACCGTGCTCGCGGAACGGTCCCCGCGTCCCGTGCTCGTCTCGCTCGCCCGCGCCGGGACGCCCGTCGGCGTGCTGATGCGCCGCTGGGCGCAGGCGCGGCGCGGCCTCGACCTGCCGCACTACGCCGTTTCGATCGTCCGCGGCCGCGGCATCGACGCGAACGCGCTGCGCTGGCTCGCCGCCCACCACGACCCGGCCGATGTCGTCTTCGTCGACGGCTGGACCGGCAAGGGCGCGATCACCCGCGAACTGGCCGAAGCACTCAAGACCCATCAGCGAGATGAGGGCGGCCCCGGGTTCGACCCGGAGATCGCGGTGCTCGCCGACCCCGGGTCCTGCGTGCGCACCTACGGCACCCGCGAGGACTTCCTCATCCCGTCCGCGTGCCTCAACTCGACGGTCTCCGGGCTGATATCGCGGACGGTGCTGCGCGCCGACCTCGTCGGGCCGAACGACTTCCACGGCGGCAAGTTCTACCGCGAGCTCGCGGAGGCGGATGTCTCGACGCACTTCCTCGACACCGTCGAAGCCTGCTTCGACGAGGTCGCCGACGCCGTGGACGCCCAGGTCAAGGAGATGCTCTCCGCCGACCGCGCGCCCACCTGGGAGGGCTGGGCGGCCGTCGAGCGGATCAGTGAGGAGTACGAGATCCACGACGTGAACCTGGTGAAGCCCGGCGTCGGCGAGACGACCCGCGTGCTGCTGCGCCGTGTCCCGTGGAAGATACTCGCCCGCACCGGCGCCGGCGCCGACCTCGACCACGTACGCCTGCTCGCCGAGCAGCGCGGCGTACCGGTCGAGGAGGTCGCCGAACTCCCTTACACCTGCGTCGGGTTGATCCACCCGAAGTACACGCGGGGCGCCACCGGCGCGGACGGCAAGGCGGTGGCCGCGAAGTGA
- a CDS encoding HAD family hydrolase, translating into MSATPVTLVASDLDRTLIYSAAALGLTMPDAQAPRLLCVEVYEGKPLSYVTEDAAELLGELGRSALFVPTTTRTREQYGRIHLPGPVAQFAICANGGHLLVDGVSDPDWRAAVDERLAAECAPLDEVRAHLVRTADPAWLLKERVAEDLFAYLVVDRSLLPEGWVKELAVWAERRGWTVSLQGRKIYAVPKPLTKSAAMREVARRSGADLTLAAGDSLLDADLLLAADHAWRPGHGELADAGWTAPHVTALEDRGVAAGETILRELVERVRQPRTYP; encoded by the coding sequence GTGAGCGCCACGCCCGTCACCCTGGTCGCGAGTGACCTCGACCGCACCCTGATCTACTCCGCCGCAGCCCTCGGCCTGACCATGCCCGACGCGCAGGCGCCGCGCCTGCTGTGCGTCGAGGTCTACGAGGGCAAGCCCCTCTCCTACGTCACCGAGGACGCGGCCGAGCTGCTCGGCGAACTCGGCCGCAGCGCTCTCTTCGTCCCGACCACGACCCGCACCCGTGAGCAGTACGGACGCATCCATCTCCCGGGCCCCGTAGCGCAGTTCGCGATCTGCGCCAACGGCGGGCACCTGCTGGTGGACGGCGTTTCCGACCCGGACTGGCGGGCCGCTGTCGACGAGCGGCTGGCCGCGGAGTGCGCGCCGCTCGACGAGGTGAGGGCGCATCTGGTGCGGACGGCCGACCCGGCGTGGCTCCTGAAGGAGCGCGTCGCCGAGGACCTCTTCGCGTATCTCGTGGTCGATCGGTCCCTGCTCCCGGAGGGCTGGGTCAAGGAACTCGCTGTCTGGGCGGAGCGCCGCGGCTGGACGGTCTCCCTCCAGGGCCGAAAGATCTACGCCGTGCCGAAGCCGCTCACCAAGAGTGCGGCCATGCGCGAGGTGGCCCGCCGCTCCGGCGCCGACCTCACGCTCGCGGCCGGCGACTCCCTGCTCGACGCGGACCTGCTCCTCGCGGCCGACCACGCCTGGCGCCCCGGCCACGGCGAGCTGGCGGACGCGGGCTGGACGGCGCCGCACGTCACGGCCCTGGAGGACCGGGGCGTCGCGGCGGGCGAGACGATCCTGCGGGAGCTGGTCGAGAGGGTCCGGCAGCCGCGTACGTACCCCTAA
- a CDS encoding FmdB family zinc ribbon protein, which yields MPRYEYRCRTCGDTFELSRPMAESSAPADCPAGHDDTVKLLSTVAVGGTTSAAAPARPAGGGGGGCCGGGCCG from the coding sequence ATGCCACGCTACGAGTACCGCTGCCGGACCTGCGGCGACACGTTCGAACTGAGCCGCCCCATGGCCGAGTCCTCGGCCCCCGCGGACTGCCCCGCCGGCCACGACGACACGGTGAAGCTGCTGTCGACGGTCGCCGTGGGCGGCACGACATCGGCCGCCGCACCGGCCCGCCCCGCCGGCGGCGGAGGCGGGGGCTGCTGCGGCGGGGGTTGCTGCGGGTGA
- a CDS encoding sugar kinase, with protein sequence MTASGSASSASAGAPASPIDVLTFGETMVALRGHGPFKLGGSMDLSVAGAESNVAIGLTRLGHSARWAGAVGADEAGELVLRTLRAEGVDTSCVTRDTGAPTGLILFEPRLPEVTRVQYYRAGSAGSRFDADRVERAFAAGPPPRVLHLTGITPALSTSARDACRRALRLAREHGVPVSLDANYRSRLWSSEAAAAELRDWIPYVDALIASDDELPLCAPPGPDPVKVLLDLGVREVVVKLGADGAIAHSADGELRVPARPVRAVDAVGAGDAFVAGYLSALLDGADTAGRLDRAVTTGAFAVAQPGDWEGAPTRAELGLLGAGRGTVVR encoded by the coding sequence ATGACGGCGTCGGGTTCGGCGAGCTCCGCTTCAGCCGGGGCCCCCGCCTCCCCCATCGACGTACTCACCTTCGGCGAGACCATGGTCGCGCTGCGCGGCCACGGTCCGTTCAAGCTGGGCGGCTCGATGGACCTGTCCGTCGCGGGCGCCGAGTCGAACGTCGCCATCGGTCTCACCCGGCTCGGCCACAGCGCCCGCTGGGCGGGCGCGGTCGGCGCCGACGAGGCGGGCGAACTGGTCCTGCGCACGCTGCGCGCCGAGGGTGTCGACACGTCCTGCGTCACCCGTGACACCGGCGCCCCTACGGGTCTGATCCTGTTCGAGCCGCGGCTGCCCGAGGTGACGCGGGTGCAGTACTACCGTGCGGGCTCGGCGGGTTCACGGTTCGACGCCGACCGCGTCGAGCGGGCCTTCGCGGCCGGTCCGCCGCCCCGCGTCCTGCATCTGACGGGGATCACGCCCGCGCTCAGCACCTCCGCGCGCGACGCGTGCCGACGCGCCCTGCGGCTCGCCCGCGAACACGGCGTTCCGGTCAGCCTGGACGCCAACTACCGCTCCCGGCTTTGGAGTTCGGAGGCGGCTGCCGCGGAACTGCGCGACTGGATCCCGTACGTCGATGCCCTCATCGCCTCCGACGACGAGCTGCCGCTGTGCGCGCCGCCCGGGCCCGACCCGGTCAAGGTCCTCCTCGATCTGGGGGTGCGCGAGGTCGTCGTCAAGCTCGGCGCCGACGGGGCGATCGCCCACTCGGCCGACGGTGAGCTACGTGTCCCGGCACGGCCGGTGCGCGCCGTGGACGCGGTCGGGGCCGGTGACGCCTTCGTCGCCGGCTATCTCTCCGCGCTCCTCGACGGCGCGGACACCGCCGGGCGCCTCGACCGGGCGGTGACGACGGGCGCCTTCGCGGTCGCGCAGCCGGGCGACTGGGAGGGGGCACCCACACGGGCGGAACTCGGGCTGCTCGGGGCGGGCCGAGGCACGGTCGTACGCTGA
- a CDS encoding bifunctional 4-hydroxy-2-oxoglutarate aldolase/2-dehydro-3-deoxy-phosphogluconate aldolase produces the protein MDFTTALRAERLVAIVRGSDADASFRTVMALAEAGIPLVEVSLSGRDALDVIRRARAELGDDVWLGAGTVLTAEDARESAAAGANLIVTPGLGAGVDESLRQGLPVLAGVLTPTDVIAAEASRATALKIFPASAMGGPSYLKALRGPFPRTPFVPVGGVDAAAATAYLEGGAIAVGVGSPLIGDAADGGDLGQLRKRAAEFKAVCG, from the coding sequence ATGGACTTCACTACCGCACTGCGCGCCGAGCGCCTCGTGGCGATCGTCCGGGGAAGCGACGCCGACGCGTCGTTCCGTACGGTCATGGCCCTGGCCGAGGCCGGAATCCCGCTGGTGGAGGTGTCCCTCAGCGGCCGTGACGCCCTCGACGTGATCCGCAGGGCGCGGGCCGAGCTCGGCGACGACGTCTGGCTCGGTGCCGGCACGGTGCTGACCGCCGAGGACGCCCGCGAGTCGGCCGCCGCCGGGGCGAACCTCATTGTGACGCCCGGGCTGGGCGCCGGGGTCGACGAGTCACTGCGGCAGGGCCTGCCCGTGCTCGCCGGGGTGCTCACGCCGACCGACGTCATCGCGGCCGAGGCGTCCAGGGCGACGGCCCTGAAGATCTTCCCGGCGTCGGCGATGGGCGGTCCGTCGTATCTGAAGGCGCTGCGGGGGCCGTTCCCCCGGACGCCGTTCGTGCCGGTGGGCGGGGTCGACGCGGCGGCGGCGACCGCCTATCTGGAGGGCGGCGCCATCGCGGTCGGGGTCGGCTCACCCCTCATCGGCGACGCGGCGGACGGCGGGGACCTGGGTCAACTGCGCAAGCGGGCGGCCGAGTTCAAGGCGGTCTGCGGATGA